One genomic region from Clostridia bacterium encodes:
- a CDS encoding IMP cyclohydrolase, with protein sequence MNVYETKDIGELISGNPYVGRGIVVGKSKNGKAVAAYFIMGRSANSRNRVFTEKNGEVFTEPFDASKVEDPSLIIYAAIRRFEDRLIVTNGDQTDTIYNGLKEGKCFSSALKAREFEPDGPNFTPRISAMLTLGTPFSYKMSILKSADEKGSACNRFTFDYEPIDGVGHFLHTYVTDGNPIPTFQGEPERVLIPDSIDEFTETLWNALNEQNKISLYVRYIDLATGKEENRMINKNK encoded by the coding sequence ATGAACGTCTACGAAACGAAAGACATCGGAGAACTGATCTCCGGCAACCCCTACGTCGGCAGAGGGATCGTCGTCGGCAAGAGCAAAAACGGGAAAGCCGTCGCCGCTTATTTCATTATGGGTAGAAGCGCGAACAGCCGCAACCGCGTCTTTACCGAGAAGAACGGCGAAGTCTTTACCGAGCCTTTCGACGCGAGCAAAGTCGAAGATCCCAGCTTGATTATTTACGCGGCGATCCGCAGATTCGAAGATAGACTCATCGTCACGAACGGCGACCAGACCGACACGATCTATAATGGACTGAAAGAGGGAAAATGCTTCTCGTCCGCATTGAAAGCGAGAGAATTCGAACCGGACGGACCGAACTTTACGCCGCGTATCAGCGCGATGCTTACCCTCGGAACCCCCTTCTCCTATAAGATGAGCATTTTGAAATCGGCGGACGAAAAAGGTTCGGCTTGCAACCGCTTTACCTTCGACTACGAGCCGATCGACGGCGTCGGCCATTTTCTTCATACCTACGTCACCGACGGGAATCCGATCCCGACCTTCCAAGGCGAGCCCGAGCGCGTCCTGATCCCCGATTCCATCGACGAATTTACCGAGACGCTTTGGAACGCGTTGAACGAACAAAACAAGATCTCCCTTTACGTCCGCTATATCGACCTCGCGACGGGAAAGGAAGAAAACCGCATGATCAATAAAAACAAATAA
- a CDS encoding phosphoribosylaminoimidazolecarboxamide formyltransferase, whose amino-acid sequence MKEFELKYGCNPNQKPARIFMENGADLPIEILSGRPGYINFLDAFNSWQLVKEIKEATGKCAATSFKHVSPTSAAIGRKLSDKLKKACFVDDIEGLDDSPLACAYARARGTDRMSSFGDWIALSDECDLTTAKIIAREVSDGVIAPSYAPDALELLKTKRKGAYNIVKIDPSYVPQERERKQVFGITFEQGRNNFKINKELLTNIVTKNKDLPADKAEDMIIALITLKYTQSNSVCFAVDGQAIGVGAGQQSRIHCTRLAASKADLWHLRQHEKVLGLVFAEGVGRPDKNNIIDLYLSDVDSEDVLGDDVWKKYFAVRPEPFTRAEKDSYLSTIKGVTLASDAFFPFFDNIEKAAKSGVTYVCEPGGSIRDDLVIEAADRHGMVMAFTGMRLFHH is encoded by the coding sequence ATGAAAGAATTCGAATTGAAATACGGATGCAACCCCAACCAAAAACCCGCGCGTATCTTTATGGAAAACGGCGCGGATCTCCCCATCGAGATCCTTTCCGGTCGGCCCGGATATATCAATTTTTTGGACGCTTTCAACTCTTGGCAACTCGTAAAAGAGATCAAGGAAGCGACCGGGAAATGCGCGGCGACTTCGTTTAAGCACGTTTCTCCGACTTCCGCCGCGATCGGCAGGAAGCTTTCGGACAAACTCAAAAAAGCCTGTTTCGTGGATGATATCGAAGGGCTGGACGATTCTCCGCTCGCTTGCGCCTACGCTCGCGCCCGAGGCACGGACAGAATGAGCTCTTTCGGCGATTGGATCGCGCTTTCGGACGAATGCGATTTGACGACCGCAAAGATCATCGCGAGAGAGGTCAGCGACGGCGTGATCGCGCCTTCTTACGCGCCCGACGCTTTGGAACTTTTGAAGACCAAAAGGAAAGGCGCCTATAATATCGTCAAGATCGATCCTTCCTACGTTCCGCAGGAGAGAGAAAGGAAGCAGGTTTTCGGCATTACCTTCGAGCAGGGCAGAAACAATTTCAAGATCAATAAAGAGCTTTTGACGAATATCGTCACGAAGAATAAAGATCTTCCCGCCGACAAAGCGGAAGATATGATCATCGCGCTGATTACGCTCAAATATACCCAGTCCAACTCCGTCTGCTTCGCGGTGGACGGGCAGGCGATCGGCGTCGGCGCGGGGCAGCAATCGAGGATCCATTGCACCCGTCTCGCCGCGAGCAAAGCCGATCTTTGGCATTTGAGACAGCACGAGAAAGTGCTCGGATTGGTCTTCGCGGAGGGGGTGGGTCGCCCGGATAAAAACAATATCATCGACCTTTATCTTTCGGACGTGGACAGCGAGGACGTCCTCGGCGACGACGTTTGGAAAAAGTATTTCGCGGTTCGCCCCGAGCCCTTTACCCGCGCGGAAAAGGACTCCTATCTTTCTACGATCAAGGGCGTTACGCTCGCCAGCGACGCGTTCTTCCCCTTCTTCGATAATATCGAAAAGGCAGCGAAAAGCGGCGTGACGTACGTTTGCGAGCCGGGCGGTTCGATCCGCGACGATCTCGTTATCGAGGCGGCGGATCGCCACGGAATGGTCATGGCGTTTACGGGAATGCGCCTTTTCCACCATTGA
- the purD gene encoding phosphoribosylamine--glycine ligase, translating into MDILVVGGGGREHAIVKALKKSPRVGAIYALPGNGGMKEAITVAIGAKELDKIVEFALAHKIDYAVVAPDDPLVLGLVDRLTEVGIPCFGPNKRAAIIEGSKAFSKDLMKKYNIPTANYQTFTDRDEAVAYLKGQSYPIVVKADGLALGKGVIIAGTEEEAVAAVDSMMKDRVFGDSGKEVVIEEFLTGPEVSVLAFTDGKTVVPMVSSMDHKRALDGDKGLNTGGMGTIAPNPYYTDEIAKVCMETIFLPTIDAMNKEDRTFRGCLYFGLMLTPNGPKVIEYNCRFGDPETQVVLPLLESDLLTVMTATTNGTLDQTEVAFKKECACCVIMASEGYPVSYKKGFPITLESDEGVYFAGVKEEDGKLLTNGGRVLGYTATAPTLEEAIALAYKGVKTIRFENAFYRKDIGKRALAAKEK; encoded by the coding sequence ATGGATATACTCGTCGTAGGCGGCGGCGGAAGGGAACACGCCATCGTCAAAGCGCTGAAAAAAAGTCCGCGCGTGGGCGCGATTTACGCGCTCCCCGGTAACGGAGGGATGAAAGAGGCGATCACGGTCGCGATCGGCGCGAAAGAACTCGATAAGATCGTCGAATTCGCGCTCGCGCATAAGATCGATTACGCCGTCGTCGCGCCGGACGATCCCCTCGTCCTCGGGCTTGTGGATCGCCTGACCGAGGTCGGGATTCCCTGCTTCGGTCCGAACAAAAGAGCGGCGATCATCGAGGGAAGCAAAGCGTTTTCCAAGGATCTTATGAAAAAGTACAACATCCCGACGGCAAACTATCAAACCTTTACCGATCGGGACGAAGCGGTCGCATACCTGAAAGGGCAGAGCTATCCGATCGTCGTTAAGGCGGACGGGCTCGCGCTCGGAAAGGGCGTCATCATCGCGGGGACGGAAGAAGAAGCCGTCGCCGCCGTCGATTCGATGATGAAAGACCGCGTCTTCGGCGACAGCGGAAAAGAAGTCGTCATCGAAGAGTTTTTGACGGGGCCCGAGGTCTCGGTCTTGGCGTTTACGGACGGAAAAACCGTCGTCCCGATGGTTTCCTCGATGGATCATAAGCGCGCTTTGGACGGCGACAAAGGATTAAATACCGGCGGGATGGGAACGATCGCGCCCAATCCTTACTACACGGACGAGATCGCGAAGGTTTGCATGGAGACCATCTTCCTGCCGACGATCGACGCGATGAATAAGGAAGATAGGACTTTCCGCGGTTGCTTGTACTTCGGATTGATGCTGACGCCGAACGGACCCAAAGTCATCGAGTATAACTGCCGCTTCGGCGATCCCGAAACGCAGGTCGTCTTGCCCCTTCTCGAAAGCGATCTTTTGACCGTGATGACGGCGACGACGAACGGAACGCTTGATCAAACGGAAGTCGCGTTCAAGAAAGAATGCGCTTGTTGCGTGATTATGGCGTCGGAAGGGTATCCCGTTTCGTATAAAAAGGGATTCCCGATCACCCTCGAATCGGACGAGGGCGTCTATTTTGCGGGCGTGAAGGAAGAAGACGGAAAACTTCTGACGAACGGCGGGCGCGTCTTGGGCTATACCGCCACCGCGCCTACGCTCGAAGAAGCGATCGCGCTTGCCTATAAAGGCGTGAAAACGATCCGCTTCGAAAACGCGTTTTATCGCAAAGATATCGGCAAGAGAGCGCTTGCCGCAAAGGAGAAATAA
- a CDS encoding phosphoribosylformylglycinamidine synthase: MVFRVYVEKNPGLDNEARALADEIRTLYGIGGLKSVRLLNRYDVENVSEELFEKGVRMVFSEPQLDRTFAEIPAGADAVFAVEFLPGQFDQRADSAAQCLQILSCGDKPTVRTAKVYLLEGDLTKEEIATVKKYVINPVEAREASLDKPSSLAAESGEVEKVKVVKGFREFDGEKLKAFVADFSLAMDADDAAFCRDYFRKEGRDPSVTEIKMIDTYWSDHCRHTTFLTTVDSISFSDPAIQKTYENYLADREKTGTKKPVTLMNIATLAAKVLKKKGLLDKLDESEEINACTVKIEIEADGKKEPWLLLFKNETHNHPTEIEPFGGAATCIGGAIRDPLSGRSYVYAAMRVTGAGDPTVPVSETIKGKLPQLKLVRTAAAGYSSYGNQIGLATGMVDEIYHPGYVAKRMEIGAVIAAAPQENVRRERPEKGDVVILIGGRTGRDGIGGATGSSKAHTSRSVEKSGAEVQKGNAPEERKLQRLFRRTDACRMIKRCNDFGAGGVSVAIGELADGLDIDLALVPKKYEGLDGTELAISESQERMAVVVAKEDEARFIRIANEENLEATAVAVVTDEGRLRMRWNGDLIVDISREFLNSNGAEKHIDVEVKKAEPFEKSVPASFREGMLSLASDLNVCSKRGLSERFDSTIGAGTVLMPFGGKYQRTPIQAMVHKISVEKKHTDDCSFMSWGYNPFVTEKSPYHGAYLAVVESLCKLVATGADLSDTYLTFQEYFEKPMRDPKRWGKPAAALLGAYQAQLDYGIAAIGGKDSMSGSFEKMDVPPTLVSFAVTTGKTENVVSNEFKKAGHFSVLLAPDYEGGLPTPQSVKRIAENVNALCRAGKVFAAYTPTYGGVAETIAKMSLGNGFGFRFENGLALETLFGYRYGAFVLETDDRSVGTLLGEITEDGAFTFGSEKVALKEFDASYEGRLEKVYPCLEKENCETYETISYTEGGAAAPSIKVAKPKVLIPVFPGTNCEYDTAKALSDAGADAEIFVVRNLTPSDIAKSVEDFASAVKSAQMIFVPGGFSGGDEPDGSGKFIKAFFLSDAVRREVNALLKKRDGLIGGICNGFQALIKLGLVPYGEITDTKETDPTLTFNTIGRHQSKLVRIRVASNRSPWLSLVNVGDVFTVPISHGEGRFMASDETVRELIKNGQIATQYVDFDGKATSDIRFNPNDSVLAIEGITSPDGRVFGKMGHSERIGSGLYKNVPGEFDMKIFRSAVKYFS; the protein is encoded by the coding sequence ATGGTTTTTCGTGTATACGTTGAGAAGAATCCCGGTTTGGATAACGAAGCGAGAGCGCTCGCGGATGAGATCCGTACTTTGTATGGGATCGGCGGATTAAAGAGCGTTCGCCTTCTGAACCGTTACGACGTGGAAAACGTGTCGGAAGAATTGTTCGAAAAAGGCGTTCGCATGGTCTTTTCCGAGCCTCAACTCGATCGCACGTTCGCGGAAATTCCCGCGGGCGCGGACGCCGTCTTCGCCGTCGAGTTCCTTCCCGGGCAATTCGATCAGCGCGCCGATTCGGCGGCGCAATGCTTGCAGATCCTTTCCTGCGGCGACAAGCCGACCGTTCGCACGGCGAAAGTCTATCTTCTCGAAGGCGACCTGACGAAAGAAGAGATTGCCACCGTTAAAAAGTACGTCATTAACCCCGTCGAGGCGAGAGAAGCCTCGCTCGATAAACCGTCCTCCCTTGCGGCGGAAAGCGGCGAAGTCGAAAAGGTCAAGGTCGTAAAAGGCTTTCGCGAGTTCGACGGAGAAAAGCTCAAAGCGTTCGTCGCGGATTTTTCTCTCGCGATGGATGCGGACGACGCCGCGTTTTGCCGCGATTATTTCCGCAAAGAAGGGAGAGATCCCTCGGTAACGGAGATTAAAATGATCGACACCTATTGGTCCGACCATTGCCGGCACACGACTTTCTTGACGACCGTCGATTCGATCTCTTTCTCCGATCCCGCGATCCAAAAGACCTACGAAAACTATTTGGCGGATCGCGAAAAGACGGGGACGAAAAAGCCCGTCACCCTGATGAATATCGCGACGCTCGCGGCGAAAGTCCTGAAAAAGAAAGGGCTTTTGGATAAGCTCGACGAATCCGAAGAGATCAACGCCTGCACCGTTAAGATCGAGATCGAAGCGGACGGCAAAAAAGAGCCGTGGCTCCTTCTTTTCAAAAACGAAACGCATAATCACCCGACGGAGATCGAGCCGTTCGGCGGCGCGGCGACCTGCATCGGCGGCGCGATCCGCGATCCGCTTTCCGGCAGAAGCTACGTCTACGCGGCGATGCGCGTAACGGGCGCGGGCGATCCGACCGTCCCCGTCTCGGAGACGATCAAAGGAAAACTCCCTCAACTCAAACTCGTTCGCACGGCGGCGGCGGGCTATTCCTCTTACGGAAACCAGATCGGGCTCGCGACCGGAATGGTGGATGAGATCTATCACCCCGGTTACGTTGCGAAGCGTATGGAGATCGGCGCGGTCATCGCGGCGGCTCCGCAAGAGAACGTCCGAAGGGAACGCCCCGAAAAAGGCGACGTCGTCATCTTGATCGGCGGCAGGACGGGGCGCGACGGGATCGGCGGCGCGACGGGTTCTTCCAAAGCGCATACCTCGCGTTCGGTCGAAAAGAGCGGCGCGGAAGTGCAAAAAGGAAACGCGCCCGAAGAAAGAAAATTACAGCGTTTGTTCCGCAGGACGGACGCTTGCCGCATGATCAAGCGTTGCAACGATTTCGGCGCGGGCGGCGTCTCCGTCGCGATCGGCGAACTTGCGGACGGGCTGGATATCGATCTCGCGCTGGTCCCGAAGAAGTACGAAGGTTTGGACGGGACGGAACTCGCGATTTCGGAATCGCAGGAGAGAATGGCGGTCGTCGTCGCGAAAGAGGACGAGGCGCGCTTTATCCGCATCGCAAACGAAGAAAACCTCGAAGCGACCGCCGTCGCGGTCGTTACGGACGAGGGCAGGCTCAGGATGCGCTGGAACGGCGACTTGATCGTCGATATCAGCCGCGAATTTTTGAATTCGAACGGCGCGGAAAAGCATATCGACGTCGAAGTCAAGAAAGCGGAACCCTTCGAAAAGAGCGTTCCCGCGTCTTTCCGCGAAGGGATGCTTTCCCTTGCGTCCGACCTCAACGTCTGCTCCAAGCGCGGGCTTTCCGAGCGTTTCGACTCCACGATCGGCGCGGGCACCGTCCTGATGCCGTTCGGCGGAAAATATCAGCGTACTCCGATTCAAGCGATGGTGCATAAGATCTCGGTCGAAAAGAAGCATACCGACGATTGTTCCTTTATGTCTTGGGGCTATAATCCCTTCGTTACCGAGAAAAGCCCGTATCACGGCGCGTATCTCGCCGTCGTGGAGAGCCTCTGCAAACTCGTCGCGACGGGCGCGGATCTTTCGGACACCTATCTGACCTTCCAAGAATATTTCGAGAAACCGATGCGCGATCCGAAGCGCTGGGGTAAACCCGCCGCCGCGCTCCTCGGCGCCTATCAAGCCCAACTCGATTACGGTATCGCAGCGATCGGAGGAAAGGATTCGATGAGCGGCAGTTTCGAAAAGATGGACGTTCCGCCCACCCTCGTTTCCTTCGCGGTGACGACGGGGAAGACGGAAAACGTCGTCTCGAACGAATTCAAGAAAGCGGGACATTTTAGCGTCTTGCTCGCTCCCGATTACGAGGGCGGGCTTCCCACGCCGCAGTCGGTGAAGCGCATCGCGGAGAATGTGAACGCGCTTTGCCGCGCGGGAAAAGTCTTTGCCGCCTACACCCCGACCTATGGCGGAGTCGCGGAAACGATCGCCAAAATGAGCCTCGGAAACGGGTTCGGGTTCCGCTTTGAGAATGGGCTTGCGCTCGAAACGTTGTTCGGATACCGTTACGGCGCGTTCGTCCTCGAAACGGACGACAGATCGGTGGGGACGCTCCTCGGCGAGATCACCGAAGACGGCGCCTTTACGTTCGGTTCCGAAAAAGTCGCGTTGAAGGAATTCGACGCTTCTTACGAAGGACGGCTCGAAAAGGTCTATCCCTGCTTGGAAAAAGAAAACTGCGAGACCTACGAAACGATCTCCTATACCGAAGGCGGCGCGGCGGCTCCCTCGATCAAAGTCGCGAAGCCCAAAGTCCTGATTCCCGTTTTCCCGGGAACGAATTGTGAGTATGACACCGCGAAAGCGCTTTCGGACGCAGGCGCGGACGCGGAGATCTTCGTCGTCCGCAATCTGACGCCTTCCGACATCGCAAAGAGCGTAGAGGATTTCGCTTCGGCGGTCAAGAGCGCGCAAATGATCTTCGTTCCGGGAGGTTTCTCGGGCGGCGACGAGCCGGACGGCTCCGGGAAATTCATCAAAGCGTTCTTTTTGAGCGACGCGGTCAGACGGGAAGTCAACGCGCTTTTGAAAAAACGCGACGGGCTCATCGGCGGCATTTGCAACGGGTTCCAAGCGCTCATCAAACTCGGACTCGTTCCTTACGGAGAGATTACCGACACGAAAGAGACCGATCCGACTTTGACGTTCAACACGATCGGCAGACACCAATCCAAACTCGTCCGTATTCGCGTCGCTTCGAATCGATCCCCGTGGCTCAGCCTCGTCAACGTCGGCGACGTGTTCACCGTCCCGATTTCTCACGGCGAAGGTCGCTTTATGGCGAGCGACGAAACCGTCCGAGAACTCATCAAAAACGGGCAGATCGCGACGCAGTACGTCGATTTCGACGGGAAGGCGACTTCGGATATCCGCTTTAATCCCAACGATTCCGTTCTCGCGATCGAGGGTATTACTTCGCCCGACGGCAGAGTCTTCGGGAAAATGGGGCATAGCGAAAGGATAGGGAGCGGACTTTATAAGAACGTCCCGGGCGAATTCGATATGAAGATCTTCCGCTCGGCTGTGAAGTACTTTTCATAA
- the purB gene encoding adenylosuccinate lyase: protein MNEFYENPLNTRYASEEMRRLFSADKKFSTWRKLWVALAESEKELGLDITDAQIAEMKAHLYDIDYEKAARYEKDLRHDVMAHIKAFCDVCPTAKPIIHLGATSCYVCDNTDLIVMKEGLLRIRKLLLTCMKSLYDFAEKNKSVQTLAFTHFQAAQPTTVGKRATLWLQDLLFDLENLDFQLDNLRLLGCKGTTGTAASFLTLFEGDKEKAKLLDKKIAEKMGFKDTYDVSGQTYSRKVDFFILSVLSGIAQSASKFSSDIRLLSHLKEFDEPFESGQVGSSAMAYKRNPMRSERIASLSRYVMADLMNPAITAASQWFERTLDDSANRRISIPEAFLAIDAILSLYINVVQGGNVYPKVAEKHLKEELPFMATENILMYCVEKGGDRQTLHEAIRKHSVQTAKEIKLEGKDNDVLEKIIADEAFRLTKEEAEKVLSDNSFIGCAESQTEDFLENVVRPVLEANASDLNEKVGIKV from the coding sequence ATGAACGAGTTTTACGAAAATCCGCTGAATACCCGCTACGCAAGCGAAGAGATGCGCCGCCTTTTTTCCGCGGACAAAAAATTCTCCACTTGGAGAAAGCTTTGGGTGGCTCTCGCCGAAAGCGAAAAAGAGCTCGGGCTCGACATCACCGACGCGCAGATCGCGGAGATGAAAGCCCACCTCTACGATATCGACTACGAAAAAGCCGCGCGCTACGAAAAGGATCTCCGTCACGACGTCATGGCGCATATCAAAGCCTTCTGCGACGTCTGCCCGACGGCGAAGCCCATTATCCACCTCGGCGCGACCTCCTGCTACGTCTGCGACAATACCGACCTCATCGTTATGAAAGAAGGGCTTTTGCGCATCCGCAAACTGCTTTTGACCTGTATGAAAAGCCTGTATGATTTCGCGGAAAAGAATAAGTCCGTTCAAACGCTCGCCTTCACCCATTTCCAAGCGGCGCAACCGACGACCGTCGGCAAGCGCGCGACCCTTTGGCTCCAAGACCTTCTTTTCGATCTCGAAAACCTCGATTTTCAGCTCGACAATCTGCGCCTGCTCGGTTGCAAAGGGACGACGGGGACGGCGGCGAGTTTTTTGACCCTTTTCGAGGGCGACAAAGAAAAAGCGAAACTCCTCGATAAAAAGATCGCGGAAAAGATGGGCTTTAAGGATACCTACGACGTGTCCGGACAGACCTATTCCCGCAAAGTCGATTTCTTCATCCTTTCCGTCCTTTCCGGGATCGCGCAAAGCGCGTCCAAATTCTCTTCCGACATTCGCCTTTTGTCGCATCTCAAAGAGTTCGACGAACCCTTCGAGTCCGGGCAAGTCGGATCTTCCGCGATGGCGTACAAGAGAAACCCCATGCGTTCCGAAAGGATCGCTTCCCTCTCGCGCTACGTTATGGCGGATCTGATGAACCCCGCGATCACCGCCGCGTCGCAATGGTTCGAGCGCACGCTGGACGATTCGGCGAACCGCCGCATCTCGATCCCCGAAGCTTTCCTCGCGATCGACGCGATCCTCTCCCTTTATATCAACGTCGTCCAAGGCGGAAACGTCTATCCGAAAGTCGCCGAGAAACATCTCAAAGAAGAGCTTCCGTTTATGGCGACCGAAAACATTTTGATGTACTGCGTGGAGAAAGGCGGCGACCGCCAGACCTTACACGAAGCGATCCGCAAACACTCCGTCCAAACCGCGAAAGAGATCAAACTCGAAGGCAAGGATAACGACGTCTTGGAGAAGATCATCGCGGACGAAGCTTTCCGCCTGACGAAAGAAGAAGCCGAAAAAGTTTTGTCGGACAATTCCTTTATCGGATGCGCCGAATCGCAAACCGAAGACTTTTTGGAAAACGTCGTGCGCCCCGTCCTCGAAGCGAACGCGAGCGACCTGAACGAAAAAGTCGGAATCAAAGTATAA
- a CDS encoding class I mannose-6-phosphate isomerase — MKITKTIPAFKDYIWGGEKLKKEFNKKTDLARVAEAWELAAHKDGTSGFEGENFDLAYLFENQKELVGKKAAAFERFPMIVKLIDARDNLSVQVHPSDAYALANENSYGKTEMWYVAEAEEGAGLYVGFKRDLTEEEFCDLIRENRLQEVLNFIPVKPGEWYFIEAGTVHAIGKGVVIAEVQQNSNLTYRLYDYGRVGADGKPRELHVEKGKKVSSLKAYAPDKRTSCEYFSCESFSFKGEKKLFADEDSFVAILILFGSFETEGKTYRKGDTVFVPAGYGAFTLSGEANAIAIRI; from the coding sequence ATGAAAATCACCAAGACGATCCCCGCTTTCAAAGATTATATTTGGGGCGGCGAAAAACTCAAAAAGGAATTCAATAAAAAGACCGATCTCGCGCGCGTCGCGGAAGCGTGGGAACTCGCCGCGCATAAGGACGGGACGAGCGGCTTCGAGGGGGAGAACTTCGATCTCGCGTATCTTTTCGAGAATCAAAAAGAACTCGTCGGCAAAAAAGCCGCGGCGTTCGAGCGTTTCCCGATGATCGTAAAACTCATCGACGCCCGCGACAATCTCTCCGTTCAGGTCCACCCGAGCGACGCTTACGCGCTCGCGAACGAGAATTCCTACGGTAAGACCGAGATGTGGTACGTCGCGGAAGCGGAAGAGGGCGCGGGGCTGTACGTCGGCTTCAAGCGCGACTTGACCGAAGAGGAATTCTGCGATCTGATCCGCGAGAACCGCTTGCAGGAAGTCTTGAATTTCATCCCCGTAAAACCCGGAGAGTGGTACTTTATCGAAGCCGGCACGGTGCACGCGATCGGAAAGGGCGTCGTCATCGCCGAAGTCCAGCAAAACAGCAATCTGACCTATCGCTTATACGATTACGGTCGCGTCGGCGCGGACGGGAAGCCCCGCGAGTTGCACGTCGAGAAAGGAAAAAAGGTTTCTTCTCTGAAAGCCTACGCGCCCGATAAGAGGACTTCTTGCGAGTATTTCTCCTGCGAAAGTTTTTCTTTCAAGGGCGAGAAAAAACTTTTCGCGGACGAAGACAGCTTCGTCGCGATCCTGATCCTCTTCGGTTCGTTTGAGACGGAAGGGAAGACCTACCGAAAAGGCGACACGGTTTTCGTTCCCGCGGGCTACGGAGCTTTTACCCTTTCGGGAGAGGCGAACGCGATCGCGATCCGCATCTGA